A single window of Acetohalobium arabaticum DSM 5501 DNA harbors:
- the lexA gene encoding transcriptional repressor LexA, with protein MEDLSARQQQILNFIIEEINQKGYPPSVREIADAVGLSSPSTVHSHLTTLEEKDYIRKDPTKPRAIEVLHEPISEEETEKEMVNIPLLGRVTAGKPILAVENIEDTFPISLEYISDTTDQLFMLTVEGESMIEAGILDGDYVIVKQQNTAQNRDIVVALLDKEVTVKRFFKEEDHIRLQPENETMEPIITSDVQILGKVVGVYRQLS; from the coding sequence ATGGAAGACTTATCAGCTAGACAGCAGCAGATCCTTAATTTTATAATTGAAGAGATAAACCAGAAAGGCTACCCCCCTTCTGTTCGAGAAATAGCCGATGCAGTAGGATTGAGCTCTCCTTCAACAGTACACTCTCACTTAACAACTTTAGAAGAGAAAGACTACATTCGTAAAGATCCAACTAAACCGCGGGCAATTGAAGTTCTGCATGAACCAATAAGTGAAGAAGAAACAGAAAAAGAGATGGTGAATATCCCTCTATTGGGTAGAGTAACAGCCGGAAAACCTATCTTGGCTGTCGAAAATATTGAAGATACTTTTCCTATATCATTGGAGTATATCAGTGATACTACAGATCAGTTGTTTATGCTTACTGTCGAAGGTGAAAGTATGATTGAAGCAGGAATTTTAGATGGAGACTATGTTATTGTAAAGCAGCAGAATACTGCCCAGAATAGAGATATTGTTGTAGCCTTATTGGATAAAGAAGTTACTGTTAAACGCTTTTTTAAAGAAGAAGACCATATCAGACTACAGCCAGAAAATGAAACTATGGAGCCTATTATTACTTCTGATGTTCAGATTTTGGGGAAAGTAGTTGGAGTTTATCGTCAACTTAGCTAA